The following are encoded in a window of Nibricoccus aquaticus genomic DNA:
- a CDS encoding glycosyltransferase family 4 protein — protein sequence MKKVLLLAPELFASEGGIPRILRLYLKALCELAQPFGHVDLLVLNDAVFDSRDLRRYSDKRLESWEACNRHKSRFVRSTLRHSKRADQIVCGHIGQLPAAWLAQRLRPRLRYSLVAHGIEVWRPFTFLERLALKRAHRILCVSEFTRRELLKNIPKLPPERAIVLPNALDPYLTTLPSDSEAPTGTNPDILTISRLSKADNYKGIDHLIESLPQIRQEIPSARLRIVGRGDDLPRLQSLAKKLHLGDAVRFLGYVGDDDLRREIRDCRIFALPSHREGFGLVYLEAMAQGKPCVAARSGGAPEVLSPETGVLAEYANLPALSQACVHALRREWDSSAIRARADTFSYSRFRDHLGSLLFA from the coding sequence ATGAAAAAAGTTCTCCTCCTCGCCCCCGAACTCTTCGCCTCCGAGGGCGGCATCCCGCGCATCCTCCGTCTCTACCTCAAAGCCCTCTGCGAACTCGCCCAACCCTTCGGCCACGTCGATCTACTCGTTCTCAACGATGCCGTCTTCGATTCCCGCGACCTCCGCCGCTACTCCGACAAACGCCTCGAATCCTGGGAAGCCTGCAACCGCCACAAATCCCGTTTCGTCCGCTCCACCCTCCGCCACAGCAAACGCGCCGACCAGATCGTCTGCGGCCACATCGGCCAGCTCCCCGCCGCCTGGCTCGCCCAACGTCTCCGCCCGCGCCTCCGCTACTCCCTCGTCGCCCACGGCATCGAGGTCTGGCGTCCGTTCACCTTCCTGGAGCGCCTCGCGCTCAAGCGCGCCCACCGCATTCTCTGCGTCAGCGAATTCACTCGCCGCGAGCTCCTAAAAAACATCCCCAAGCTTCCGCCCGAGCGCGCCATCGTCCTACCCAACGCCCTCGACCCTTACCTCACCACACTTCCCAGCGACTCCGAAGCGCCAACCGGCACCAACCCCGACATCCTCACCATCTCCCGCCTGTCCAAGGCAGATAACTACAAAGGCATTGATCACCTCATCGAGTCGCTTCCACAGATTCGCCAAGAAATCCCTTCCGCCCGCCTCCGCATCGTCGGCCGCGGCGACGACCTGCCCCGCCTGCAATCCCTCGCCAAAAAACTCCACCTCGGCGACGCCGTCCGCTTCCTCGGCTACGTCGGCGACGACGATCTCCGCCGCGAAATCCGCGACTGCCGCATCTTCGCGCTCCCCAGCCACCGAGAAGGCTTTGGCCTCGTTTACCTCGAAGCCATGGCCCAAGGAAAACCCTGCGTCGCCGCCCGCTCCGGTGGCGCCCCCGAAGTCCTCTCGCCCGAGACCGGCGTCCTCGCCGAATACGCCAATCTCCCCGCGCTCTCCCAAGCCTGTGTCCACGCCCTCCGCCGCGAATGGGATTCGTCCGCCATCCGCGCCCGCGCCGACACATTTTCCTATTCGCGTTTCCGCGACCACCTCGGCTCCCTCCTCTTCGCGTGA